Genomic DNA from Lactuca sativa cultivar Salinas chromosome 8, Lsat_Salinas_v11, whole genome shotgun sequence:
CTGAGAAATATTGCACCAAGTGAATACCCAATTCCACACCGATGTTGCAAAATTACATTTGACAAAGATATGGTCCGAATCCTCCATTTCTTCTTTGCAATGGTTGCATGAGGTAGACTCTAGGCTAATACCCCTCCGATGCAAGGCAGCTTTAGTAGGAACCCTGCCAAGACTAGTTCTCCAAATAAAAGAAGAAACCTTTATGGGAATGATAGAGGTCCATATCACCGTACACTCACTAAAGGGAGAAGACAAATGATCTCTTGTGTCGTAGAGTGTCAACAAGAAATTCCTTATTATTGTTCAAACCATAACACCATGTATCTGGAGATGTTGAAGGTTGAAGTAGCCCAATAATAGAGGAGATTGATGCCAGTTCCTGTAATTGCTCCGCGCTTGAGGGAAGGGACTTCCAATCCTAAACTGGGCCGCCCACTTTAACTCTATCAGCAACCAAACAATTTTTCGTTTTTTCCAGCTTGTAGAGATTAGGGAACTCATCTTTGAGGGTATTTTCATTCACCCAAGTATCCCGCCAAAATAGAGTTTTGTCGCCTGCATTTACCTGTTTCTTAATCACTGACGCAATTGATATCCCAAACTTCTGCAACTCAGTTTGATACCAGCAATATTATTCCAAACACCTGTTATCGATTTTCTGGACATGTATACATCCGGTTTAGATTGTAAGTTATGAATCCCTTTTATTACCTGACTCCAAAGTGAGGGGGGGTCCATTTTGAACCGCCACCACCATTTGACAAttaaggatatgttgagggcccGAATTGTTCTGACACCTAACCGCCACTTTGTTTTGGGGCACACACCTGGTCCCTTGCCACCcaattaattttgtttttattctcgCAAGCTCCCCATAAAAATTGTCTTCTAATCCCTTCAAGCGTATTAATAACTCCAACAGGTGCTACAAATAATGAGAGGAAGTAAGTGGGAAGATTACCAAGCACAGATTTGACCAAGGTTAGCCTTCCACCAAAGGAGAGAGTTTTTGATTTCCATGCAGATAATTTGGATTGAAATATATCAAATATTGGCCTCCAATTCTTCTTAAGGTTCATGTTAGCACCTACGGGAACACCGAGATAATTGAAGGGAAGTGACGCTGGCTCACAACCGAGCGGGGCAGCCCAACGGTTGACTTCATTCATTGTAGCCCCTATTCCAAAGACTTTGGACTTTTGAAAATTAACTTTAAGACCGGATGAGATGTGGAAGCATCGGAGTATGCGGGCAAGATTCTTTATGTTGTGATCAGACCATTCGCCAACAAAAAGGGCGTCATCAGCATAAAAAAGATGAGATACCGTGGTATCACATCTCGGGATCGTCACGCCTTTGAAAATTCTTTTTTCACATATTGTCTTCATCGCTATGTTGAGACTTTCCATAGCAGTGATAAAGAGGAATAGGGATAAGGGATCCCCTTGTCTCACCCCTTTAGATATCGAGAACTCGTTCGTCGGCGATCCATTAACAAGCACTGAGGCTCGGGAGGATCCAAGACAACCTTTAATCCATTTTCGCCATTTTTCTCCATATCCCATTTGCATGATAATAGATTCAAGGTACTCCCAATTTATGGAATTGAAAGCCTTATCAAAGTCTACCTTAAATAGTAGAATTTTATGATTTTCCTTTTTAGCCCAGGAACAGAGCTCATTCACTATCAAGGGACCATCAAGAATGTTCCTACCTTCGACATAAGCTGATTGAACCTCATCAATGTTCTGCCCAATAATCAGTTTCAGTCTAGTTGCAAGAAGCCGGGCTATTATTTTATATAGGCAGCCAATCAGACTAATAAGACGGTAATCACTTAGTTTGAGTGAATCTTTAGTCTTTGGGATGAGAGTTATAAAAGACGAGTTGTAGCCTGGCGCGCGCAATTCTACCAGACTCTTCAAAGTGCTTTACTAAATCCCAAACGTCTCCTTTAATCATTTCCCAGTAGCTTTTTAGGAATTTAAAGGTAAAGCCATCAGGCCCGGGGGCCTTTTCACTGCCACACGCCCATATTGCAGCCTTAATTTCATCTAATGAGAATGGAACCTCAAGAGACATGCATTCAGCAGGAGAGATTCTATGGAACATGGGGCTAGTGAATTTGGGTCTGGAAGGCCATTTCTCAAGAAACTTATGTTGAAAAAAACAGTGAACCTCCTCTTTTATTGCAACAGGATCTGTCGTCCATACCCCGTTAATCATCAAACCACTCAATTTGTTTCTCCTGTTTCTCCTGTTTCTATTGTTAACATACCCGTGAAAGAAACTCGTATTTTCATCTCCATCTACCATCCATTTGATCCGAGATTTCTGTTTCAAGTCGAACACAGCCATCCTTTCCATTTCTGCTATTTTTTTCCGCCCCTCCCTTCGCTCTTCAATCTCACCAACAGTTAGTGGTCTGTCTTCTGCTATAGTGTCAATCTCATGAGCTCTTTTTTTAAGATTCCTCAGATCAACCGTTTCTTGTGGGTGGTTGATTGCACGCCATTTTTTTAATTTCCTTCTTAAGATATCGGAGCTTTACAACAAGAATCATATCCGGAGTACCATACCCAACAAAATTTATCCAAGCAGATGTAACCACCCCGTCAAAACCTTCACGCAACATCCATGAACTGAAGAACCTAAATGGGGGAGGCCCGAAGTCTGAGACTGCAGTGGAAAGGAGAACAAGACAATGGTCTGATAAGTCCCTAGGGAGGGCAGTAACAGAAGCAATCGGAAATTGATTCATAAAATTCGAACAGACTAAATATCTATCCAATTTACTAAGTTTCAAGTCGTCCCCGCAAAACAACGTGAAGCGATGACCTCCCATCCTAAGGTCATGTAAACCGGCCTCAGCGATAAAACGATTGAATGCACTGGAGCTGGAGGAGCAAAATTGTGAATTGATTCTTTCCTTTGGCCTTCTGGCCACATTAAAGTCTCCGAATATTATCCATGTACCATGTTTCTCATTCTTAATATTGATCAGATCATTCCATAGTTTAAGCTTTCCAACAGGTGCTTGAGGGACGTAAATATTAGCAAGGATGGTTAATCCTTGTATACCAATCCACCTTCCAACGGTAATAAGATAATACCTAGACCTTATAACCTCCATAACATTGAATACATTATTATCCCAAATACTTAGTATGCCTCCAGATCTACCAGTAGCCTCAACCGCAGACCATGAAAACTCCAGTGAATCCCAACAACCAGCCACGTCTATTGATTCAACATTCGCCAATTATGTTTCTTGAAGCCCCATGAAAGATAAATTATGTTGTCTCTTTAATCTACTCGCCCATGTGACTTTTTGTTCTTCACCTATACCTCTGATGTTGAGACTTAGCCAATTCATTGACCAATTATTTGTTCACCTTCACCGCCCATTACTTCTTTGAGGATAGGGTTATCAACCTCAATGTCGAACCCCAATTCCTTACTTACTTCAACAGTGTGTCTTATCTCCTCTGAGGATGAATCAGAATCGTGTTCATCGAACTCTTGTTCCATGTCTAGGATATCGCTTATGTTCCTGTTCAGATCAATTGAATGTGTGGATATATTGTCATTCATCAGAGGAGGGgaaacaagagtctcgtcgattGGGGGGGGGGGCGTGATCAGGGAAGAGGTTTCTTGGAGGGTCTTGAGAAGGATTATTCAGGTTTTTAAGATTAATGGTGAATTCTGCCTCCAGTTGATCGATTCTGCGTCTTTTACCAAGGAGTCGGGTGGACTCGAATGTAGGATCCGAATGAAATTGAAAGGAGCTAGGCCCACGAAATTTATTGGATGGAGACGGCCCAAATCTTCTGAGAGAGATAAATGTATTAATCGATCCACTGGGCTCAaacgttgtgacaacccgaaatttattccggcATTTTAACCTCTCATTCCGTTAATAAGCCCCGCTTTATTaaactgtccgttaaccttttggattggttaattaatttgggacttttataatgacttcgtaagggttggaac
This window encodes:
- the LOC111897099 gene encoding uncharacterized protein LOC111897099, which codes for MEQEFDEHDSDSSSEEIRHTVEVSKELGFDIEVDNPILKEVMGGEDVAGCWDSLEFSWSAVEATGRSGGILSIWDNNVFNVMEVIRSRYYLITVGRWIGIQGLTILANIYVPQAPVGKLKLWNDLINIKNEKHGTWIIFGDFNVARRPKERINSQFCSSSSSAFNRFIAEAGLHDLRMGGHRFTLFCGDDLKLSKLDRYLVCSNFMNQFPIASVTALPRDLSDHCLVLLSTAVSDFGPPPFRFFSSWMLREGFDGVVTSAWINFVGYGTPDMILVVKLRYLKKEIKKMACNQPPTRNG